Proteins encoded together in one Streptomyces roseifaciens window:
- a CDS encoding ATP-grasp domain-containing protein yields MLYLLALPPTDSVTEGYLPAAARLGLDVTLLTDAPEAHRRAYEGRGGDAWPRIDIVPCEVRDFREVIARIAALDRRPEAVFTNSDHLQVQAALAADWFGLPGKDWRAALLTKNKAQMRRALAEAGLETVWSAELTRPGDAEDVRPPFPCVVKPREGVASEDAELVEDRAELLRHCQDVWSRRPGLPLVVEDYLMGPLLTLETLGDGRALHILGSFHEVDVVPPHFVLRRADLLPAPPRTHVEQVVARLEALGVGFGACHTEFVVQGERVRVIEVNYRSAGDQADLGLAEALGIPLFEHVLGAHLGHLLPADLGARSAGRLLRIETVHAERAGALTSAPGPVEWDRDGVRLVYRPQRKIGEEHPLHHSDRDHLGIMRATGPDQDRIGRVVAAFLAAHRWEIV; encoded by the coding sequence GTGCTGTATTTGCTGGCGCTGCCCCCAACCGACTCCGTCACCGAGGGTTATCTCCCGGCTGCCGCCCGGCTGGGGCTCGACGTCACGCTGCTCACCGACGCACCCGAAGCGCACCGACGGGCCTACGAGGGGCGCGGCGGGGACGCATGGCCCCGGATCGACATCGTCCCCTGCGAGGTACGCGACTTCCGCGAGGTGATCGCCCGCATCGCGGCGCTCGACCGCCGACCGGAGGCCGTGTTCACCAACAGTGACCACCTCCAGGTGCAAGCGGCACTCGCCGCCGACTGGTTCGGCCTGCCGGGCAAGGACTGGCGGGCCGCGCTGCTCACCAAGAACAAGGCACAGATGCGGCGGGCCCTCGCCGAGGCGGGGCTGGAGACCGTATGGAGCGCGGAGTTGACCCGGCCCGGGGACGCGGAGGATGTCCGGCCGCCTTTCCCATGTGTGGTCAAACCCCGCGAAGGGGTTGCCAGTGAGGACGCCGAGCTGGTCGAGGACCGCGCGGAACTGCTCCGCCACTGCCAGGACGTGTGGTCCCGGCGGCCCGGCCTGCCCTTGGTCGTCGAGGATTACCTGATGGGGCCGTTGCTCACCCTGGAGACCCTGGGAGATGGACGCGCCCTGCACATCCTCGGCTCCTTCCATGAAGTGGATGTCGTGCCACCGCACTTCGTCCTGCGGCGCGCCGATCTGCTGCCCGCGCCGCCCCGGACGCACGTGGAGCAGGTCGTCGCACGGCTCGAGGCCCTCGGTGTCGGGTTCGGCGCCTGCCACACAGAGTTCGTGGTCCAGGGCGAGCGGGTCCGCGTGATCGAAGTCAACTACCGCTCCGCCGGCGACCAGGCCGACCTCGGTCTCGCCGAGGCGCTCGGTATCCCCTTGTTCGAGCACGTCCTCGGCGCCCACCTCGGCCACCTGCTCCCGGCCGACCTCGGCGCACGGAGCGCGGGGCGGCTGCTCCGTATCGAGACCGTGCATGCCGAGCGCGCCGGAGCCCTCACGTCCGCACCGGGGCCCGTGGAGTGGGACCGGGACGGGGTGCGGCTGGTCTACCGGCCGCAGCGCAAGATCGGCGAGGAGCACCCCCTTCACCACTCCGACCGCGACCACCTCGGCATCATGCGGGCCACCGGACCCGACCAGGACCGGATCGGACGTGTCGTGGCAGCGTTCCTCGCCGCCCATCGCTGGGAGATCGTGTGA
- a CDS encoding RICIN domain-containing protein, with translation MVVKPVPTQTPQLIVHSASGLHITPQGRADQDLEVRLWRSGWASAGDRTRQWIFLPVSGHEHTYRIKNAQFERYLTLEKPTAGTPVVFLKSNSTDQSLWKLIYPDSAQADFVIASALDTGLVVSPKEGAHEPEATLEVEELGPYTDQFWRTREPRS, from the coding sequence ATGGTGGTCAAGCCCGTACCCACTCAGACCCCGCAGCTGATCGTGCATTCGGCCAGCGGCCTGCACATCACCCCGCAGGGCCGTGCCGACCAGGACCTGGAAGTGCGGCTGTGGAGGAGCGGCTGGGCCTCTGCCGGGGACAGGACCCGCCAGTGGATCTTCCTCCCGGTGTCGGGGCACGAGCACACCTACCGCATCAAGAACGCCCAGTTCGAGCGCTACCTGACCCTGGAGAAGCCCACAGCCGGCACGCCGGTCGTCTTCCTCAAGTCCAACAGCACGGACCAGTCGCTGTGGAAGCTGATCTATCCCGACTCCGCCCAGGCCGACTTCGTCATCGCCTCCGCGCTCGACACCGGTCTCGTCGTCTCCCCCAAGGAAGGCGCACACGAGCCTGAGGCAACCTTGGAGGTCGAAGAGCTCGGCCCGTACACCGATCAGTTCTGGCGCACTCGCGAGCCTCGTTCCTGA
- a CDS encoding IucA/IucC family protein — protein sequence MTAEEDEILARALGALLREDPYDLRPGAVVERRPDGDWLVLPEVDIPVRPDGFQCEIRVRPVPGLGAVLDRLREGVAEQDLPGFDAFRAECDQAVAMVRLQWRERSRVVARLAEEHGPVKEWKGVRGSLAFEALAAFRDHPVYPTGRVRNGLDERQLLAYAPEFRPVFGLRWLVLPGEALTLGRRARLPRWWPTPASLGLARSGDGYLALPVHPLTAEGPLAEAVTAAGLGGSARLAETTWPAVVPTLSMRTVAVVDDPGVHIKLPLATSTLGLLNRRTIKPGVLPGGECGQRLVAEIAAREPRFADAVLFTDERTHLGAGHELLAALVRRYPSGLDDAHVVPVAALLATCPDGRPVVDVLAECHYEGSAAALLDAYLRLLLDWHTTLFSYGIALESHQQNTSIVLDGHGGLPRMRLLLKDNDGPRVHPARLAARIGEAAAAGLLGFTDPRVLVTDDGPLADLFTTVTVHLCAAALAFELAERGRGPLNTWLGLLRNRLTEAVDRLPAGPAAVLRARVLKAPRLPIKAMVTAGTLFSKNRSGAVDINKFYVDGPNYLLPTDSGRPA from the coding sequence GTGACGGCGGAGGAGGACGAAATCCTCGCCCGAGCCCTCGGCGCCCTGCTGCGGGAAGACCCGTATGACCTGCGCCCCGGGGCGGTCGTCGAGCGACGGCCCGACGGCGACTGGCTCGTCCTTCCCGAGGTGGACATTCCCGTACGTCCCGACGGCTTCCAGTGCGAGATCCGGGTTCGCCCGGTCCCCGGCCTCGGTGCCGTACTGGACCGGCTGCGCGAGGGCGTGGCCGAGCAGGATCTGCCGGGTTTCGACGCCTTCCGTGCCGAATGCGACCAGGCTGTGGCCATGGTCCGGCTGCAGTGGCGGGAGCGGTCGCGTGTGGTCGCGAGGCTGGCCGAGGAGCACGGGCCCGTGAAGGAGTGGAAGGGGGTGCGGGGTTCCCTCGCATTCGAGGCACTGGCCGCCTTCCGGGACCATCCGGTCTACCCCACCGGTCGGGTGCGCAACGGTCTCGACGAGCGCCAACTCCTCGCATACGCACCGGAATTCCGGCCTGTGTTCGGCCTGCGCTGGCTCGTTCTGCCGGGTGAGGCGCTGACCCTCGGACGGCGGGCCCGGCTGCCGCGCTGGTGGCCGACCCCCGCCTCCCTCGGCCTGGCCCGGTCCGGCGACGGGTACCTCGCGCTGCCCGTCCACCCGCTCACCGCCGAGGGCCCCCTCGCCGAGGCCGTCACCGCCGCCGGCCTCGGCGGCAGCGCGCGGCTCGCCGAGACGACGTGGCCGGCCGTGGTCCCCACGCTGTCCATGCGGACCGTCGCCGTCGTCGACGACCCCGGCGTCCACATCAAACTTCCCCTGGCCACGTCCACCTTGGGACTGCTCAACCGGCGCACCATCAAACCGGGTGTCCTGCCCGGCGGCGAGTGCGGGCAGCGACTGGTGGCGGAGATCGCGGCCCGTGAGCCCCGCTTCGCCGACGCCGTGCTGTTCACCGATGAACGCACCCACCTCGGCGCGGGCCACGAACTGCTCGCCGCGCTGGTCCGCCGCTACCCGTCCGGCCTCGACGACGCCCATGTGGTGCCGGTCGCCGCCCTGCTGGCCACCTGCCCCGACGGCCGTCCCGTCGTCGACGTGCTCGCCGAATGCCACTACGAGGGCTCGGCGGCCGCGCTGCTCGACGCCTACCTCCGGCTGCTGCTGGACTGGCACACCACCCTCTTCTCCTATGGCATCGCGCTGGAATCGCACCAGCAGAACACCTCGATCGTCCTCGACGGCCACGGCGGCCTCCCCCGGATGCGGCTACTGCTCAAGGACAACGACGGGCCACGCGTGCACCCTGCGCGCCTTGCCGCACGGATCGGCGAGGCGGCAGCCGCCGGCCTGCTGGGCTTCACCGACCCCCGAGTCCTCGTCACCGACGACGGCCCGCTGGCAGACCTGTTCACGACCGTGACCGTTCATCTGTGTGCGGCTGCCCTTGCCTTCGAACTGGCCGAACGCGGCCGGGGCCCGTTGAACACCTGGCTGGGGCTCCTCCGGAACCGGCTCACCGAAGCCGTCGACCGGCTTCCCGCGGGACCGGCCGCGGTGCTGCGCGCCCGGGTGCTCAAGGCGCCCCGGCTGCCGATCAAGGCGATGGTCACCGCCGGAACGCTGTTCAGCAAGAACCGCTCGGGGGCCGTGGACATCAACAAGTTCTACGTCGACGGGCCCAACTACCTGCTCCCCACTGATTCAGGGCGGCCGGCATGA
- a CDS encoding MFS transporter: MRLTAAMLHFNALPSPWGHALRAVVLTALRPPLPRRRLAARLAGLPACLPACLPAGERRTARHMRPQRRAGPRCAAAGHGDHRPRQAVRDPQSRPSCAPDLHPWHAGCPSARHHDAHGDRPVRRRPAAVHRPSGRALSVSPGSVHPGSVSSGPPDDSRARAATPGRVPCLAPFACHAALLCGALAIASVTAAVPAVAADLEMKPVQTQWFAAAYQLTCGPLQLGVSHFADRYGARRILLVALVIFAAASLLATAATTTAVLIAARLVQGVGGAAVSPVSLALLLTLRGRTENEPHAVAGWVSTAAAAACLGPVLGGLLTSLLGWRAAFGALALLATVSAGCALHALGGPGPSPTSPRQAMDVVGIALCTGAAVTALITLTAPTVTASAPVQASTGLLTATLTGLLVLRTRRHPQGALDAGLLRQAVTRRALLVLPALFGANSAFTFLTYFTLTRAYGLSPLSAALVALPAAAPAVLTARLAVKRTGEHRDGGAAGATAVKVKPGATIRVVAQK; this comes from the coding sequence ATGCGGCTCACCGCCGCCATGCTCCACTTCAACGCGCTGCCCTCGCCCTGGGGGCACGCACTCCGCGCCGTCGTCCTCACCGCCCTTCGCCCGCCCCTCCCGCGACGACGCCTCGCCGCTCGCCTGGCCGGCCTGCCTGCCTGCCTGCCTGCCTGCCTGCCTGCCGGGGAGCGCCGCACGGCGCGGCACATGCGTCCGCAGCGGCGCGCCGGCCCCCGATGTGCCGCTGCTGGCCACGGCGACCACCGCCCCCGGCAGGCTGTTCGAGACCCTCAGAGCAGGCCGTCATGTGCACCTGACCTCCACCCGTGGCACGCCGGATGCCCGAGCGCCCGGCATCACGATGCCCATGGTGACCGTCCGGTCCGCCGCCGGCCGGCAGCCGTGCATCGTCCGTCCGGACGGGCACTATCTGTGAGTCCCGGATCTGTGCATCCCGGATCTGTGAGTTCCGGCCCACCGGACGACTCCCGGGCCCGGGCGGCGACGCCCGGCCGCGTACCGTGTCTCGCCCCCTTCGCCTGCCACGCGGCACTGCTCTGCGGAGCGCTCGCCATCGCCTCCGTCACGGCGGCCGTGCCCGCGGTCGCGGCCGACCTGGAGATGAAGCCCGTCCAGACCCAGTGGTTCGCCGCCGCCTATCAACTCACCTGTGGCCCTCTGCAACTCGGGGTGAGCCACTTCGCCGATCGGTACGGTGCCCGCCGTATCCTGCTCGTCGCCCTGGTCATCTTCGCCGCGGCAAGCCTGCTGGCCACTGCGGCAACCACCACCGCCGTCCTCATCGCCGCCCGACTGGTCCAGGGCGTCGGCGGTGCCGCCGTCTCGCCCGTCAGCCTCGCCCTGCTGCTCACCCTGCGCGGGAGAACGGAGAACGAGCCGCATGCCGTCGCGGGGTGGGTCTCCACCGCCGCCGCGGCCGCCTGCCTCGGGCCGGTACTGGGTGGCCTGCTCACCAGCCTGCTGGGCTGGCGGGCAGCCTTCGGCGCCCTCGCCCTTCTCGCGACCGTCAGCGCGGGCTGCGCCCTTCACGCGCTCGGCGGCCCCGGACCCTCACCGACATCGCCCCGGCAGGCTATGGACGTCGTCGGAATCGCCCTGTGCACGGGGGCCGCTGTCACCGCGCTGATCACGCTGACCGCTCCGACGGTAACCGCTTCCGCACCGGTACAGGCATCGACCGGGCTGCTGACCGCGACATTGACCGGCCTTCTCGTCCTCCGGACGCGACGTCACCCCCAGGGTGCTCTGGACGCCGGGTTGCTGCGGCAGGCGGTCACGCGCCGAGCCCTGCTCGTCTTGCCGGCACTCTTCGGCGCGAACTCCGCCTTCACCTTCCTCACGTACTTCACTCTGACCCGCGCATACGGTCTGAGTCCGCTCTCGGCGGCGCTCGTCGCACTGCCCGCCGCGGCCCCCGCCGTCCTCACCGCGCGCCTGGCCGTCAAGCGGACCGGTGAACACCGGGACGGCGGTGCGGCAGGCGCGACAGCCGTGAAGGTCAAGCCTGGCGCGACCATCCGGGTCGTCGCGCAGAAATAG